From Drosophila yakuba strain Tai18E2 chromosome 2L, Prin_Dyak_Tai18E2_2.1, whole genome shotgun sequence, one genomic window encodes:
- the LOC122319466 gene encoding uncharacterized protein LOC122319466, whose protein sequence is MVFGQHMIVDGKSYRVIRELGLLEDRTVQFDKDDSRDIIMRTAQEAMDVQRQRNERSYNLRSREVSYRPGQEVYRRNFQQSNFCKGFSSKLAPVFIKSRVRKKLGTAYYEIEDLQGKVVGKYHAKDLRQ, encoded by the coding sequence ATGGTGTTTGGGCAGCACATGATTGTAGACGGGAAGTCGTATCGAGTTATTAGAGAACTAGGACTGCTGGAAGATAGAACGGTGCAGTTTGATAAAGACGACTCGAGGGATATAATCATGCGTACCGCCCAGGAGGCGATGGACGTCCAAAGGCAAAGAAACGAGCGGTCCTACAATCTGAGAAGCCGAGAGGTATCTTATAGACCTGGACAGGAAGTGTACCGACGGAACTTCCAACaaagcaatttttgcaaagggTTTAGCTCAAAACTGGCTCCGGTCTTCATAAAATCAAGAGTTCGGAAGAAGCTAGGAACGGCTTATTACGAGATCGAGGATCTCCAAGGAAAGGTTGTAGGCAAATACCATGCTAAAGACCTACGGCAATAG